In Pseudomonadota bacterium, the genomic window CATCAAAAGGTTCGGTGAGCTGCCAACTATAGCCGGTTGTCCGGTTCGATTCAAGGACAAGTGTAAATTCCTCACCCACCCTTGCCTCAAGGGTTTTTGTTATTGATTTTTGTGAGCCAATATCCTGTTCCTGGGCAATGGCAGGTGAGAGGCTTAAGCAGAGAAAAAAAATAACCAAAATTATTTTTTCCATAAGTTCCCCCGGAGAAATTTACCAGCCTTCAGGCACTAAAGATTTCTTTAAAGGGTGACTGCCATGCCTTATTCAAAAGGTCTATCCGTGTATCAATAATCGTATTGCCATGGATGCCACGGACTGTGAATCCTTCATCCTTTCTCGTCTTTCCAATGATACCAAAGGGTATGGTTGAAAATATTCCCCTGAACCTTTTTAGGTTTTCTTCCTGTATTGTGACAATGAACCTGCTCGGGGATTCTGAGAAGAGCAAAAAATCATCCCTGAAGATACCAATTGCAGGGATATAAGAAAGGTTGACATCTACCCCGAATCCTCCTGCAAAGGAACTCTCCGCAAGACTGCATCCAATACCTCCATCCGAGATATCGTGGCAGGATTTAATAATCCCATATCTTATTGCCTTTTCTAAACGTTTAAATGTCTTCTTTGCCGTCTGCCCCCTTACCTTTGGAGGTATGTTTCCATGGATGCCTGATGCAGCAAAATATTCTGAACCTCCAAGTTCAGCATATGTCTTGCCTATCACGATAATCAGATTACCGGCTGCCTTGAAATCCATTGTGACGACATTTTTCACATCTTTTATCACTGATATCGCGGATATGAGGACTGTCCGGGGGACAGAAATCTTTATGTCCTTGAACATATAATCGTTCTTCATGCTATCCTTCCCCGATATGCAGGGCGTTCCGAAGAGTGTTGTGTAGTCATAGAGCGCCATGTTTGCCCGTACAAGCTGGGCAAGTTTATATGGACCGTCCTGATTTTTTTCAGAGAATACCGGGTCAGACCAGCAGAAATTATCGAGAAGGGCCATCCTGCCCAAGGTACCACCGGTTG contains:
- a CDS encoding protease inhibitor I42 family protein, whose amino-acid sequence is MEKIILVIFFLCLSLSPAIAQEQDIGSQKSITKTLEARVGEEFTLVLESNRTTGYSWQLTEPFD